One genomic region from Gallaecimonas pentaromativorans encodes:
- a CDS encoding sigma-54-dependent transcriptional regulator, with the protein MQILLVEDDSALADLLCDELEAEGYQVAALGSAEAASDWLDGNSAELVISDLRLPGQSGMSLLPKVKAQPQAPAMLLITAFGTVDQAVQALKAGVDDFLTKPFDMDHCLLTVNRLLEHRQLRAKVAGSGFHGMLGESPAMQRLFKNIEQVARADGPVLILGESGTGKELVARAIHRQSPRRQAPFLAVNCAGIPGELLESEFFGHAAGAYTGASKARQGLLREADGGTLLLDEIGEMPPALQAKLLRVLQEGTLRPVGADKEVAVDVRILAATHRDLELRVAQGDFREDLFYRLETFSLKVPPLRERGDDIALLARHFLGQQQAAGKTRAQHLSPAAWQRLLGYDFPGNVRELQNAMERAAVFCEGEAIAPADLPARLQGAATGDDQSLFDSLGQGALPPLSKVQQDYVHYVLDKTQGNKVQAADILGVTRRTLYRWLQGE; encoded by the coding sequence ATGCAAATTTTGCTGGTAGAAGACGATTCGGCCCTGGCCGATCTGTTATGTGACGAACTGGAAGCCGAGGGCTACCAAGTCGCAGCCCTGGGTAGCGCCGAGGCAGCCAGCGACTGGCTTGATGGCAACAGCGCCGAACTGGTTATCTCCGATCTGCGCCTGCCCGGGCAAAGCGGCATGAGCCTGCTGCCCAAGGTCAAGGCCCAGCCCCAGGCCCCGGCAATGCTGCTAATTACCGCCTTTGGCACGGTCGACCAGGCGGTGCAGGCTCTTAAGGCCGGGGTCGATGATTTCCTCACCAAGCCTTTTGACATGGACCACTGCCTGCTCACCGTCAATCGCCTCCTTGAGCATCGCCAGCTTCGGGCCAAAGTGGCCGGCAGCGGTTTTCATGGCATGTTGGGCGAGAGCCCAGCCATGCAGCGGCTCTTTAAAAACATCGAGCAGGTGGCAAGGGCTGACGGCCCGGTGCTTATTCTCGGTGAAAGCGGCACCGGCAAAGAGTTGGTGGCAAGGGCCATTCACCGCCAGAGCCCACGCCGCCAGGCGCCTTTTTTAGCGGTCAACTGCGCCGGTATTCCCGGTGAGCTTTTAGAGAGCGAGTTTTTCGGCCACGCCGCTGGCGCCTACACCGGGGCCAGCAAGGCCCGCCAGGGGCTGCTGCGTGAAGCCGACGGCGGCACCTTGCTCCTGGATGAAATAGGCGAAATGCCCCCAGCCTTGCAGGCCAAGCTGCTGCGGGTTTTGCAAGAAGGCACTTTACGGCCGGTGGGCGCCGACAAAGAAGTGGCGGTGGATGTGCGCATCCTGGCTGCTACGCACCGCGACCTTGAACTGCGGGTGGCCCAGGGGGATTTCCGTGAGGATTTGTTCTACCGCCTGGAGACCTTCAGCCTTAAGGTGCCGCCCCTTCGGGAGCGGGGCGACGATATTGCGCTGCTGGCGCGCCACTTTCTTGGCCAGCAGCAAGCGGCCGGCAAAACCCGGGCCCAGCACCTCAGCCCTGCTGCCTGGCAGCGGCTTTTGGGGTACGACTTTCCCGGTAATGTTCGGGAGCTGCAAAATGCCATGGAGCGGGCGGCGGTGTTTTGTGAAGGCGAGGCTATTGCTCCGGCAGACTTACCCGCACGGCTGCAAGGCGCCGCAACGGGTGACGACCAAAGCCTCTTTGACAGCCTCGGCCAGGGGGCGTTGCCGCCCCTTTCCAAGGTGCAGCAGGATTACGTGCATTACGTGCTCGATAAGACCCAGGGCAACAAGGTGCAGGCCGCCGATATTTTAGGCGTGACCCGCCGCACTCTTTATCGCTGGCTGCAGGGCGAGTGA
- a CDS encoding ATP-binding protein, which translates to MTKRYSLTLTWRVLLLMFLPLWLLTGASVGIGMHYLGDQQTRKLKDDLKLVARAIRAPIGEAINQGDMDTVRHTLDAVFSLGQIYGAAVYDREGQRIAAAGIAKRDNQDNPLALHLVETGRDRDAYQRQAGRRVFSHFVPVTDTSGQITGLVEVTRKASDFSAYLERLTYWAWLAWAALGLLTLTIVLWGYRQTVGREVGRLTRVMAAVGAGQRGLRAPMNGAPEFQTIALAFNRMLDDMAGAELALAEHREQEAHLSRSLERQQRMATLGRLVSGIAHELGAPLNVIDGRARRLARFDDEPKAQRELAAIRSQVGRLTRIVRQLLDFSRSGAQFRPLPLKELLEAALLSVAEEQQGAMPNVELDVPQSQRLLADGPRLELALVNLIRNACQAPCNELAIRFEEDEHHWQLIIEDDGPGLPADTDPQTLLEPFFTTKPKGQGTGLGLAIAQNVMTDHGGELALAASAKGGLRLTLHFPKEC; encoded by the coding sequence GTGACAAAAAGATACAGCCTGACCTTAACCTGGCGGGTGCTATTGCTGATGTTCTTGCCATTGTGGTTACTAACCGGCGCCTCGGTGGGCATTGGCATGCATTACCTGGGCGACCAACAAACCCGCAAGTTAAAGGACGATCTCAAACTGGTGGCCAGGGCCATTCGGGCGCCCATTGGCGAAGCCATCAACCAGGGCGACATGGACACGGTGCGCCACACCCTGGATGCGGTGTTCAGCCTTGGCCAGATCTACGGCGCCGCCGTCTATGACCGTGAAGGCCAGCGCATCGCCGCCGCTGGCATAGCCAAGCGCGACAATCAAGACAACCCGCTGGCGCTGCATCTGGTGGAAACCGGCCGAGACCGTGACGCCTACCAGCGCCAAGCTGGGCGGCGGGTGTTCTCCCACTTTGTGCCAGTCACCGACACCAGCGGCCAAATCACCGGCCTGGTCGAGGTAACCCGCAAGGCCAGCGATTTCTCAGCGTATTTGGAGCGGCTAACCTACTGGGCCTGGTTGGCTTGGGCTGCCCTTGGCCTTTTAACCCTCACCATCGTGCTGTGGGGGTATCGCCAAACGGTGGGCCGTGAAGTCGGGCGCCTCACCCGGGTGATGGCGGCGGTAGGCGCCGGGCAGCGAGGGCTACGGGCGCCCATGAACGGTGCGCCGGAGTTTCAAACCATCGCTCTGGCCTTTAACCGCATGCTTGATGACATGGCCGGCGCCGAGCTGGCCCTTGCCGAGCACCGCGAGCAGGAAGCGCACCTTAGCCGCTCCCTTGAACGCCAGCAGCGCATGGCCACCTTAGGGCGCTTGGTCAGCGGCATTGCCCATGAGCTGGGGGCGCCCCTTAACGTTATTGATGGCAGGGCTCGCCGCTTGGCTCGTTTTGACGACGAACCTAAAGCTCAAAGAGAGCTGGCTGCCATTCGCAGCCAGGTCGGGCGCCTTACCCGCATCGTGCGCCAACTTCTCGATTTCAGCCGAAGCGGCGCCCAGTTTCGTCCCTTGCCACTCAAAGAGCTGTTAGAGGCGGCGCTCTTGTCGGTGGCCGAAGAGCAGCAAGGCGCCATGCCCAACGTTGAGCTGGATGTGCCCCAAAGCCAGCGGCTGCTGGCCGACGGCCCGCGCCTGGAGCTGGCCCTGGTAAACCTTATTCGCAATGCCTGCCAGGCCCCTTGCAACGAACTGGCTATCCGCTTTGAAGAGGACGAGCACCATTGGCAGCTCATCATCGAGGATGACGGTCCGGGCCTGCCGGCAGACACCGACCCGCAAACCCTGCTCGAGCCCTTTTTCACCACCAAACCCAAAGGGCAGGGCACCGGCCTTGGCCTTGCCATTGCCCAAAACGTGATGACCGACCACGGCGGCGAGCTGGCCTTGGCCGCCTCGGCGAAAGGCGGGCTGCGCCTGACCCTGCATTTTCCCAAGGAGTGCTGA
- a CDS encoding DUF4168 domain-containing protein, giving the protein MRKLTLTAMLTASLAALPAASVMAAQQTPAPKAQQQVNVSDAKLEQFVTAQKSITSIRDSAMEKLNKSENPDQAQQIQQQANQDMVEAVKDAGLSVEDYNLIARAVQTDPNMRSRVADIQ; this is encoded by the coding sequence ATGCGTAAGTTGACTCTCACCGCCATGCTGACCGCTTCCCTGGCCGCCCTGCCGGCTGCTTCTGTGATGGCTGCCCAGCAGACCCCGGCCCCGAAGGCCCAGCAGCAAGTGAATGTCAGTGACGCCAAGCTCGAGCAGTTTGTGACGGCACAAAAGTCCATTACCAGCATCCGTGACAGTGCCATGGAGAAGCTCAACAAGAGCGAGAACCCGGACCAGGCCCAGCAAATTCAGCAGCAAGCCAACCAAGACATGGTGGAAGCCGTGAAAGACGCGGGGCTTAGCGTTGAGGACTACAACCTTATTGCCAGGGCAGTGCAGACCGACCCGAACATGCGCTCACGGGTGGCCGACATCCAGTAA
- a CDS encoding endonuclease/exonuclease/phosphatase family protein, producing the protein MPGPLLRIATFNAALEASAFCKKSDQALDPESLAKAIATKRHPRLQQVANIIKALRPDILLLNEFDWIAEPRLGIEAFCRHYLESGANPLQYPWYFVGESNTGQPIPGFPGERFGFGAYPGQYGMALLSRYPIEQAHCRTFQHFRWAKMPGGMRPMLGEADFYPQKLWEMLRLSSKSHWDLRVDVQGKPLHLLASHPTPPVFDGPEKANQKRNFDEIRFWADYLSPGLGDHIEDDSGVKGGLVGEAPFVVLGDLNADPDRGDSHPGAIDQLLSHSLIDSRHIPISQAGLRRGHGAMTADWGLRADYVLPSKRGIKVRDSGVYWPEAGEGGRQVTVSDHRPVWLDIELI; encoded by the coding sequence TTGCCCGGCCCGCTGTTAAGGATTGCAACTTTTAATGCCGCTTTAGAAGCATCGGCTTTTTGCAAAAAAAGTGATCAAGCTCTTGATCCTGAATCTCTGGCCAAAGCCATTGCCACCAAGCGCCACCCTCGGCTTCAACAGGTTGCCAATATCATCAAGGCCTTAAGGCCGGATATCCTGCTGCTAAACGAGTTTGATTGGATAGCCGAGCCGCGTTTGGGTATCGAGGCCTTTTGCCGCCATTACCTGGAAAGTGGGGCTAATCCGCTGCAATACCCCTGGTACTTTGTGGGCGAGTCCAACACCGGCCAGCCTATCCCCGGCTTTCCCGGCGAGCGCTTTGGCTTTGGTGCCTACCCAGGCCAATACGGCATGGCGCTGCTGAGCCGCTACCCCATCGAGCAAGCCCATTGCCGGACCTTTCAACACTTTCGCTGGGCTAAGATGCCGGGGGGTATGCGCCCGATGCTGGGAGAAGCCGACTTTTATCCGCAAAAACTGTGGGAAATGCTGCGATTGTCGTCAAAGTCCCATTGGGATCTGCGCGTAGATGTGCAAGGGAAACCACTGCATCTGCTGGCAAGTCACCCTACGCCGCCGGTGTTTGACGGGCCTGAAAAGGCCAACCAAAAACGCAACTTCGATGAAATTCGCTTCTGGGCTGACTACCTGTCGCCGGGGTTGGGGGATCACATTGAGGACGATAGCGGCGTCAAAGGCGGCTTGGTGGGCGAGGCGCCCTTTGTGGTGCTTGGCGATCTCAACGCCGACCCAGACCGTGGCGACAGCCACCCCGGCGCCATTGACCAACTGCTGAGTCATTCCCTTATCGACAGCCGCCACATTCCTATCAGCCAGGCTGGCCTTCGCCGTGGCCACGGCGCCATGACCGCCGATTGGGGGTTAAGGGCAGACTATGTGCTGCCGTCCAAAAGAGGCATTAAGGTGCGCGATAGCGGCGTGTACTGGCCTGAGGCTGGAGAGGGCGGGCGACAGGTGACGGTATCGGACCACCGCCCGGTGTGGCTGGATATCGAGCTGATATGA
- a CDS encoding TonB-dependent receptor gives MIKGLVKSRLALALSLALGASSVAYADDTSSSIRGTITGPQGQPAANTKVILMHQPTGTVTEVMTKADGTYSATGLRVGGPYLVVVDSDTFQDVQQDGIFLQLGQTLRLNEQLKAEGDDTEKLTVYGQKITSNKGSSSVFGEDDIQGAPTFNRDLKEVARNNPYANMLPGDTAPMSFAGSNPRYNSITVDGVAINDDFGLNNNGYPTQRSPISIDAIEQVAVEVAPFDASEGGFTGGHINAVTKSGTNEFHGSLGYEYMSDSLAGTPENPDTGKDVPLDFERKTYSVTLGGPIIKDKLFFFGAYEESTEPSQVSWGPKGSGAANEANFTEEQLAQVSQIAKDVYGIDIGGWDSAPDTKNKNWLIKLDWNVNADHRLAFTYNKTEGNVINNQTTKDTTLQLDTNWYNYEQDMDVYKLQWYADWTPDFSSEIYASYKKVDSISGLKTKAYGDITIKTLVPDPNDPTKTIGADLNFGPDYNRHANELNNKTYKLGAKFNYSVGDHQLKFGGEYQKLDVFNIFVRNSLGSYTFGTSKNGGGIDAFLNQQADSFYYENAYTNNPNDAAADFSLGMGNAYVQDTWYLSDKWELGLGMRYERYFVSDKPTFNQNFYDRYGYSNQENLDGLDIWLPRVSLTWYATDDLTVNGGVGRFTGGRPNVWLSNSFSNDGYTLVQFDRNEVTPDQYLDNVTLTNIPTAVTDAMHAGDGSTNSIDPNYKLPSDWVARIATDYRFDIPSVGNDFNWHFEVMRKWMTDNSAWKDISRCVSGQTAAGVNIYEPCDSTAASDHYDLQLTNENKDGKAWIISTSLQKDWDSGVSLYTSYTHQNIDEGNPGTSSTATSNYQYNIVKDRNMEEIGTADYEVEHSFKVTLGYTHEFFQGYASRFNLFFQRRSGTHYSYTMGMYKDGDLGDNSSFYNAGSYLPYIPTGPNDPALSPESSLSYEQIMQYAANAGVGSGFVGKGTGTSPWVTTLDFQFQQEVPGFAKGQKGIFYFTIQNLANLLNKDWGQVKTMQYTDVTFIDFAGLDSQGRYKYDAPNSGYNGGNWDTFEAEESTWRIKAGIKYTF, from the coding sequence ATGATCAAGGGACTCGTAAAAAGTCGCCTGGCGCTGGCTCTGAGCCTTGCCCTGGGCGCTTCTTCCGTGGCTTACGCGGATGACACCAGCTCATCCATCCGTGGTACCATCACCGGCCCGCAAGGCCAACCCGCCGCTAACACCAAAGTCATCCTGATGCACCAGCCCACCGGCACCGTCACTGAAGTGATGACCAAAGCCGATGGTACCTACAGTGCTACCGGCCTGCGGGTAGGTGGTCCTTACCTGGTTGTGGTTGACTCTGACACCTTCCAAGACGTTCAGCAGGACGGTATTTTTCTGCAGCTGGGTCAGACCCTGCGCCTGAACGAGCAGCTCAAAGCTGAAGGTGACGACACCGAAAAACTGACCGTTTACGGCCAGAAAATCACCTCCAACAAAGGCTCTTCCAGCGTCTTTGGCGAAGATGATATCCAAGGTGCGCCTACTTTTAACCGCGACCTCAAAGAAGTTGCCCGTAACAACCCTTACGCCAACATGCTGCCGGGCGACACCGCTCCGATGAGCTTCGCGGGCTCCAACCCCCGTTACAACTCCATCACTGTTGACGGCGTAGCCATCAACGATGACTTCGGTCTGAACAACAACGGTTACCCGACTCAGCGCTCGCCGATCTCCATCGATGCCATCGAGCAGGTAGCCGTTGAAGTCGCCCCCTTTGACGCCTCTGAAGGCGGCTTTACCGGCGGCCACATCAACGCTGTCACCAAATCCGGTACCAACGAATTCCACGGCTCTCTTGGTTATGAGTACATGAGCGATTCTCTCGCCGGTACTCCCGAGAACCCGGACACCGGCAAAGACGTTCCCCTGGATTTTGAGCGCAAAACTTACAGCGTGACCCTGGGTGGCCCCATCATCAAAGACAAGCTGTTCTTCTTTGGTGCCTATGAAGAGTCCACCGAGCCGTCTCAGGTGAGCTGGGGCCCTAAAGGCTCTGGTGCTGCCAACGAAGCCAACTTTACTGAAGAGCAATTGGCGCAAGTTAGCCAAATTGCCAAAGATGTCTACGGCATCGATATCGGTGGTTGGGATTCAGCTCCGGATACCAAAAACAAAAACTGGTTGATTAAACTGGACTGGAACGTTAACGCCGACCACCGTCTGGCCTTCACTTACAACAAGACCGAAGGCAACGTCATCAACAACCAGACCACCAAAGACACCACCCTGCAGTTGGATACCAACTGGTATAACTACGAGCAGGACATGGATGTTTACAAGCTGCAATGGTACGCAGATTGGACGCCTGACTTCTCCAGTGAGATCTACGCCAGCTACAAGAAAGTTGACTCTATCTCCGGCCTGAAAACCAAGGCTTACGGTGATATCACCATCAAAACCCTTGTGCCGGATCCGAATGATCCGACAAAGACCATTGGTGCGGATTTGAACTTCGGTCCTGACTACAACCGCCACGCCAACGAGCTGAACAACAAAACCTACAAACTGGGTGCCAAGTTCAACTACAGCGTTGGCGACCATCAGCTGAAGTTTGGTGGCGAGTACCAGAAACTGGACGTATTCAATATCTTTGTTCGAAACTCTCTGGGTTCTTATACCTTCGGTACCTCCAAAAATGGTGGTGGTATTGATGCCTTCTTGAACCAACAAGCAGACAGTTTCTATTACGAAAACGCCTACACCAACAACCCGAATGACGCTGCCGCCGACTTCAGCCTGGGTATGGGTAATGCCTATGTGCAAGATACCTGGTACCTCTCCGATAAATGGGAACTGGGTTTGGGTATGCGTTACGAGCGTTACTTCGTAAGCGATAAGCCAACCTTTAACCAGAACTTCTATGACCGTTACGGCTACTCCAACCAGGAAAACCTGGATGGCCTGGATATCTGGCTGCCCCGCGTGTCTCTGACCTGGTACGCAACCGACGACCTGACCGTAAACGGTGGTGTTGGCCGCTTTACCGGTGGCCGCCCCAACGTTTGGCTGTCCAACTCCTTCTCTAACGACGGCTACACCCTGGTGCAGTTTGATCGTAATGAAGTGACTCCGGACCAGTACCTGGACAACGTTACCCTGACCAACATCCCGACTGCGGTAACCGACGCCATGCACGCTGGCGATGGTTCTACCAACAGCATCGACCCCAACTACAAACTGCCCTCTGACTGGGTTGCCCGCATTGCAACCGACTATCGCTTCGATATTCCGTCCGTAGGCAATGACTTCAACTGGCACTTTGAAGTGATGCGTAAGTGGATGACCGATAACAGCGCCTGGAAAGACATTTCCCGCTGCGTATCCGGCCAAACCGCCGCTGGCGTTAACATCTACGAGCCTTGTGACTCTACTGCAGCCAGCGATCACTACGATCTGCAGCTGACCAACGAGAACAAGGACGGCAAGGCCTGGATCATCAGCACCAGCCTGCAAAAAGACTGGGATAGCGGTGTCAGCCTGTACACCTCTTATACCCACCAAAACATCGACGAAGGTAACCCCGGTACCTCTTCTACTGCGACCTCTAACTATCAGTACAACATCGTTAAAGATCGCAACATGGAAGAGATCGGCACTGCTGACTACGAAGTTGAGCACAGCTTTAAAGTGACTCTGGGTTATACCCACGAGTTCTTCCAAGGCTACGCTTCTCGCTTTAACCTGTTCTTCCAGCGCCGCTCTGGTACCCATTACAGCTACACCATGGGTATGTATAAAGACGGTGACTTAGGTGATAACAGCAGCTTCTACAATGCTGGTAGCTACCTGCCGTATATCCCGACTGGCCCGAACGACCCAGCACTGAGCCCAGAGAGTTCGCTCTCTTATGAGCAAATCATGCAGTACGCCGCTAATGCTGGCGTAGGCAGTGGCTTCGTTGGCAAAGGTACCGGCACCAGCCCCTGGGTAACCACCCTGGACTTCCAATTCCAGCAAGAGGTTCCCGGCTTTGCCAAGGGTCAGAAAGGTATCTTCTACTTCACCATCCAGAACCTGGCTAACCTGCTCAACAAGGATTGGGGACAAGTGAAGACCATGCAGTACACCGATGTGACCTTCATCGACTTCGCTGGCCTGGATAGCCAAGGCCGCTACAAGTACGATGCACCGAACTCTGGTTATAACGGCGGCAACTGGGATACCTTCGAAGCCGAAGAATCCACCTGGCGCATCAAAGCCGGTATCAAGTACACCTTCTAA
- a CDS encoding ectonucleotide pyrophosphatase/phosphodiesterase yields the protein MNKLSLSLLALAMLGGCQSVPASKQTPAAEQQSVVMISLDGFRWDYIEKHGAPNLAAMAADGVRAEQMRPAYPTKTFPNHLTLVTGLYPTHHGIVDNHFCDKQRQECYSLGDGGKDSTWLKGIPLWNLAELNGLKSATYFWPESDALIGGMTPNYYYHYSKQADYEERINQIVDWLKLPADQRPQFVAGYFSLVDTMGHRFGPDAAQTRDAVKKVDALIGELRARLKSEVSQPVNLIVVSDHGMSTVDLDKAIDYRKLPISEDFKVVNASTRLMLYAKPGVDAMAIARQKQKLLGDARYQLLSKADLAERHYTDSPRIADIILETQAPLVFTDKDKKDFHGIGGNHGYTYTKDMGALFVAEGPAFKKGMMLPAFDNVDVYPTVAKILGIKLLSKVDGDGQGIAPGLN from the coding sequence ATGAATAAACTTTCCCTGAGCTTACTGGCCCTGGCGATGCTAGGGGGCTGTCAGAGTGTGCCGGCCAGCAAACAAACCCCTGCGGCCGAGCAGCAAAGCGTGGTGATGATCTCCCTCGATGGCTTTCGCTGGGACTACATTGAAAAGCACGGCGCGCCCAACCTGGCTGCCATGGCGGCTGATGGCGTCCGCGCCGAGCAAATGCGCCCGGCTTATCCTACCAAAACCTTCCCCAACCACCTGACCCTGGTCACCGGGCTTTACCCGACTCACCACGGTATCGTTGATAACCATTTTTGCGACAAGCAGCGCCAGGAGTGCTATTCCCTTGGCGACGGCGGCAAGGACAGTACCTGGCTTAAAGGCATTCCCCTTTGGAACCTGGCCGAGCTTAATGGCCTGAAGTCTGCCACTTATTTCTGGCCCGAGTCGGACGCCCTTATCGGCGGCATGACCCCCAACTATTACTACCACTACTCGAAGCAGGCCGATTACGAGGAGCGCATTAACCAGATAGTCGACTGGCTGAAGCTGCCCGCCGACCAGCGCCCGCAGTTTGTGGCGGGTTATTTCTCACTGGTGGACACCATGGGCCATCGTTTTGGGCCTGATGCGGCGCAAACCCGGGATGCGGTGAAAAAGGTGGATGCCTTGATAGGTGAGCTTCGTGCCCGTTTGAAAAGTGAAGTGAGCCAGCCGGTGAACCTTATCGTGGTCTCGGACCACGGCATGTCGACGGTTGATCTCGATAAGGCCATTGATTATCGCAAGTTGCCCATCAGCGAAGATTTCAAGGTGGTCAATGCCAGTACCCGGCTGATGCTGTACGCCAAGCCCGGCGTCGATGCCATGGCCATCGCCCGGCAAAAGCAAAAGCTGCTGGGTGATGCGCGCTATCAGTTGCTGTCAAAAGCCGATCTGGCCGAGCGCCATTACACCGACAGCCCCCGTATCGCCGATATTATCCTGGAGACCCAGGCGCCGTTGGTGTTTACCGATAAAGACAAGAAAGACTTTCACGGCATCGGCGGCAATCATGGTTACACCTACACCAAGGATATGGGCGCCCTCTTTGTGGCCGAGGGCCCAGCCTTTAAAAAGGGGATGATGCTGCCGGCTTTTGATAATGTCGATGTTTACCCCACCGTTGCCAAGATCCTCGGGATAAAGCTGTTATCTAAGGTGGATGGTGATGGCCAGGGTATTGCCCCAGGCCTCAATTAA
- a CDS encoding helix-turn-helix domain-containing protein codes for MLQIGQDVTVLEIANYLGDNALESMQDVRIKILHDDRSKGMAWHAHEEAQLMWVTSGCASMETSAGRWLVPAGRMGWFPGREPHRGRMITPVTGFSLYLRCNWLDYPTVFEGSELCQALLKSLTQKVPSDVSQRRLAALGDEIKAAKPLSVGLPLPYSERLKALCETIATSPALAPPLELAATQVALSRRSFSRHFKQQTGLSYGQWLQLARIHHSLVLLGEGGRVSDAALAVGYDTVSAFCQVFRQVMGQSPGRWQNLNQTV; via the coding sequence ATGTTGCAGATTGGCCAAGATGTCACGGTGCTGGAGATCGCCAATTACCTTGGCGATAACGCCCTGGAGTCGATGCAGGATGTGCGCATCAAAATCCTCCATGACGACCGCAGCAAGGGCATGGCCTGGCACGCTCACGAAGAAGCGCAGCTGATGTGGGTAACCAGCGGCTGCGCCAGTATGGAAACCTCCGCCGGGCGCTGGCTGGTGCCTGCCGGGCGTATGGGCTGGTTCCCGGGGCGTGAACCTCACCGGGGTCGGATGATAACGCCGGTCACCGGCTTTAGCCTCTATCTGCGTTGTAACTGGCTCGACTACCCGACGGTCTTTGAAGGCTCCGAGCTTTGCCAGGCGCTGCTCAAATCCCTGACGCAAAAGGTGCCGAGCGATGTCAGCCAGCGGCGTCTTGCGGCCCTTGGCGATGAAATCAAGGCGGCCAAGCCGCTGTCGGTTGGCCTGCCGCTGCCCTATTCGGAACGCCTTAAAGCCCTTTGCGAAACCATTGCCACGAGCCCTGCTTTGGCGCCCCCTCTTGAGCTGGCGGCAACCCAGGTTGCGTTATCGCGGCGCAGCTTTTCCCGGCACTTCAAGCAGCAGACCGGCCTGAGTTACGGCCAGTGGCTGCAGCTGGCCCGTATCCATCACAGCCTAGTGCTGCTGGGGGAGGGGGGCAGGGTGAGCGACGCCGCCCTGGCGGTGGGCTACGACACCGTCAGCGCCTTTTGCCAGGTGTTCCGGCAGGTCATGGGGCAAAGCCCTGGCCGCTGGCAGAACCTCAACCAGACGGTTTGA
- the nqrM gene encoding (Na+)-NQR maturation NqrM, producing MIVVYTFGLFLLVILAMAVGYIFQKKTISGSCGGISGLGMKKACDCPDPCDKRKARMAKDEAKRKAKEAVWNENRIL from the coding sequence ATGATTGTTGTTTATACATTCGGCCTGTTTCTGCTGGTGATCCTGGCCATGGCGGTCGGGTACATCTTCCAGAAGAAGACCATCTCCGGCTCCTGTGGCGGTATTAGCGGCCTGGGTATGAAAAAAGCCTGTGATTGCCCGGACCCTTGCGACAAACGCAAGGCGCGCATGGCCAAAGATGAAGCCAAGCGCAAGGCCAAGGAAGCGGTCTGGAACGAGAACCGTATCCTGTAA